One window of Microbacterium sediminis genomic DNA carries:
- a CDS encoding bifunctional phosphopantothenoylcysteine decarboxylase/phosphopantothenate synthase, which produces MVTSPSPRRIVVGVTGGIAAYKTVQLVRLLVTDGHDVHVVPTENALRFVGAPTWEAISRNPVTTSVHDDVPRVRHVALGQAADLVVIAPATAHTLAKMAAGLADDLLGTTLLATTAPVVVAPAMHTEMWRHPATQANVATLRERGVRVVGPDSGRLTGDDSGPGRMSEPEHIHAEVSALLRGEAAAEQDRASAGSDRGSHPAPAPDSADLAGLRIVVSAGGTREPIDPVRFLGNRSSGRQGVAIARAAADRGAEVVLVAAHVDDAVLAEAPAIDVRRAGTAAELGAAMRDAAAGADVVIMAAAVADYRVAEVADVKLTKESSPGGLELRLVENDDILAGLAASRAPGQTIVGFAAETVSSDDELVERARRKRERKGVDLLAANAVGWDSGFESHENAVVVVDARGEVVARADGTKREVANALLDAVVRDHRERLRPGATPSR; this is translated from the coding sequence ATGGTCACTTCGCCTTCTCCCCGGCGCATCGTCGTCGGCGTGACGGGCGGCATCGCCGCCTACAAGACCGTGCAGCTCGTGCGCCTGCTGGTGACCGACGGGCACGACGTGCACGTGGTGCCCACCGAGAACGCGCTGCGCTTCGTCGGCGCACCCACGTGGGAGGCGATCAGCCGCAACCCCGTGACGACGTCGGTGCACGACGACGTTCCGCGCGTGCGGCACGTGGCGCTCGGCCAGGCGGCGGACCTCGTGGTGATCGCGCCGGCGACCGCCCACACGCTCGCCAAGATGGCCGCGGGCCTGGCCGACGACCTGCTCGGCACCACGCTGCTGGCCACGACCGCGCCCGTCGTGGTCGCGCCGGCGATGCACACCGAGATGTGGCGGCATCCGGCGACGCAGGCCAACGTCGCGACGCTGCGCGAGCGCGGCGTGCGCGTCGTCGGGCCCGACAGCGGCCGGCTCACGGGCGACGACTCCGGACCCGGCCGCATGTCGGAGCCCGAGCACATCCACGCGGAGGTGTCGGCGCTGCTGCGGGGCGAGGCCGCCGCGGAGCAGGATCGCGCCTCCGCAGGATCCGATCGCGGATCGCACCCCGCGCCGGCGCCGGACTCCGCCGATCTCGCGGGCCTGCGGATCGTCGTCTCGGCCGGCGGCACGCGCGAGCCGATCGACCCCGTGCGGTTCCTCGGCAACCGCTCGAGCGGTCGGCAGGGCGTCGCGATCGCGCGGGCCGCCGCCGATCGCGGTGCCGAGGTGGTGCTCGTGGCCGCCCACGTCGACGACGCCGTGCTCGCCGAGGCGCCGGCGATCGACGTGCGCCGCGCCGGCACGGCGGCGGAGCTGGGCGCGGCGATGCGCGACGCCGCCGCGGGCGCCGACGTCGTGATCATGGCGGCGGCCGTGGCCGACTACCGGGTGGCCGAGGTCGCCGACGTGAAGCTCACCAAGGAGTCGTCGCCCGGCGGGCTCGAGCTGCGCCTCGTGGAGAACGACGACATCCTCGCCGGGCTGGCGGCCTCCCGCGCGCCGGGCCAGACGATCGTCGGCTTCGCGGCCGAGACGGTCTCGAGCGACGACGAGCTCGTCGAGCGCGCCCGGCGCAAGCGCGAGCGCAAGGGCGTCGACCTGCTCGCGGCGAACGCCGTGGGATGGGACTCCGGCTTCGAGTCGCACGAGAACGCGGTGGTCGTGGTCGACGCGCGCGGCGAGGTCGTGGCGCGGGCCGACGGCACCAAGCGCGAGGTCGCGAACGCGCTCCTCGACGCGGTCGTGCGCGACCACCGCGAGCGACTCAGGCCTGGCGCGACACCATCTCGGTGA
- a CDS encoding DMT family transporter, with product MAWVILILSGMLEAVWASALAASKGFRRRRPTVLFAVSLAGSMAGLAWAMTSLPTGTAYAVWVGVGAILTVVWAIVTRKERASIARIALLVLLVASIVGLKAVS from the coding sequence ATGGCGTGGGTGATCCTGATCCTCTCGGGCATGCTGGAGGCCGTATGGGCCTCGGCGCTCGCCGCCTCGAAGGGCTTCCGCAGGCGGCGGCCCACCGTGCTCTTCGCCGTCTCGCTCGCGGGTAGCATGGCCGGCCTCGCGTGGGCGATGACGTCGCTGCCCACCGGCACCGCGTACGCCGTGTGGGTGGGCGTCGGCGCGATCCTGACCGTGGTGTGGGCGATCGTGACGCGCAAGGAACGGGCGAGCATCGCCCGCATCGCGCTGCTCGTGCTGCTGGTGGCCTCGATCGTCGGCCTCAAGGCGGTGAGCTGA
- a CDS encoding NRDE family protein: protein MCTVVIRVPEGAGEPVRLLAVRDEDPARAWDPLGAWWPDRPGTIGVRDRLAGGAWLAARPADGRIAVIVNRAGEPAGERIESRGAIALEAVEGRGPDRPRTLGFHLVESDGAEVAVTTWDGERLQRRVLEPGTHMIAHDEPDDPQTARIAAWREAFAAASTDADPWWADWIDVLAESGRLDPGDDRAIIRDNRPHGYPTLSLLACVASIRPGAADVRYAALERPGVWNALTFRAAAG, encoded by the coding sequence GTGTGCACCGTCGTGATCCGCGTCCCCGAGGGCGCGGGCGAACCCGTCCGCCTGCTCGCCGTCCGCGACGAGGACCCCGCCCGGGCGTGGGATCCGCTCGGCGCGTGGTGGCCGGACCGGCCCGGCACGATCGGGGTGCGCGACCGACTCGCGGGCGGGGCCTGGCTGGCCGCGCGGCCGGCCGACGGCCGCATCGCGGTGATCGTCAACCGCGCGGGGGAGCCCGCCGGGGAGCGCATCGAGTCGCGCGGCGCCATCGCGCTCGAGGCCGTCGAGGGCCGCGGCCCGGACCGGCCCCGCACCCTCGGCTTCCACCTCGTCGAGTCCGACGGCGCCGAGGTGGCGGTGACGACCTGGGACGGCGAGCGCCTGCAGCGGCGCGTGCTCGAGCCGGGCACGCACATGATCGCCCACGACGAGCCGGATGATCCGCAGACCGCCCGCATCGCGGCCTGGCGCGAGGCGTTCGCCGCGGCGTCGACCGACGCCGACCCGTGGTGGGCCGACTGGATCGACGTGCTGGCCGAATCGGGTCGGCTCGACCCGGGCGACGATCGCGCGATCATCCGCGACAACCGTCCGCACGGCTACCCGACCCTGTCGCTCCTGGCCTGCGTGGCCTCGATCCGGCCCGGCGCCGCCGACGTGCGCTACGCCGCGCTCGAGCGACCCGGGGTGTGGAACGCGCTCACGTTCCGGGCCGCCGCGGGCTGA
- a CDS encoding DMT family transporter — MPWVVLLLSAVCEAVWATALGLSQGLSLPGPTAVFAVGLAASMLGLGYAATRIPIGTAYPVWVGVGAALTVAYAMATGAESASPAKILFLLGIVGAVVGLKLLPQEPADAVSPRRPGT, encoded by the coding sequence ATGCCGTGGGTCGTGCTGCTGCTCAGCGCGGTGTGCGAGGCGGTGTGGGCCACCGCCCTCGGGCTGTCGCAGGGGCTCTCGCTGCCCGGTCCGACGGCGGTGTTCGCCGTCGGGCTCGCGGCGAGCATGCTGGGCCTCGGCTACGCGGCCACGCGGATCCCGATCGGCACCGCCTACCCCGTCTGGGTGGGCGTGGGTGCCGCCCTCACCGTGGCGTACGCGATGGCGACCGGCGCCGAGAGCGCGTCGCCGGCGAAGATCCTTTTCCTGCTCGGCATCGTCGGCGCGGTCGTGGGGCTGAAGCTCCTGCCGCAGGAGCCGGCCGATGCCGTCAGCCCGCGGCGGCCCGGAACGTGA
- a CDS encoding SGNH/GDSL hydrolase family protein, whose translation MRPAAHPIRWILSLLAAVIAVVLAATLVVLQPWAPQQESAPVAEAGAGVVIESAPSPEEASDLPRVLVFGDSWTVGSAATAPSGGYAYRVADIAGWDTIVNGESGSGYLKEGRAGNTFGERIARLDPALDPDVVIIQGSINDRRQGAAGYRKAVQAAWDDLAATYPEATIVVLGPAPQVLPIEAATLRIDQDLAELAAAREWPYVSPIAEHWITDDNYLEVIDTSERGADHPSDAGHLYLAQRVAEAVAPLVDPVTVVALEEDPEPVAGR comes from the coding sequence ATGCGCCCCGCGGCCCACCCGATCCGCTGGATCCTCTCCCTCCTCGCCGCCGTGATCGCCGTCGTGCTCGCGGCGACGCTCGTCGTGCTCCAGCCGTGGGCACCGCAGCAGGAATCGGCGCCCGTGGCGGAGGCGGGGGCCGGCGTGGTGATCGAGTCCGCGCCGAGCCCGGAGGAGGCCTCCGACCTGCCGCGCGTGCTCGTCTTCGGCGACTCGTGGACGGTCGGCTCCGCCGCCACCGCGCCGAGCGGGGGCTACGCCTATCGCGTGGCCGACATCGCCGGGTGGGACACAATCGTCAACGGCGAGTCCGGCAGCGGCTACCTCAAGGAGGGCCGTGCGGGGAACACGTTCGGGGAGCGGATCGCGCGGCTCGACCCCGCACTCGACCCCGACGTCGTGATCATCCAGGGCTCGATCAACGACCGCCGCCAGGGCGCCGCCGGCTACCGCAAGGCGGTGCAGGCCGCCTGGGATGACCTCGCCGCCACGTACCCGGAGGCGACGATCGTCGTGCTCGGCCCGGCGCCGCAGGTGCTGCCGATCGAGGCGGCCACGCTGCGCATCGACCAGGACCTCGCCGAGCTCGCCGCCGCGCGCGAGTGGCCGTACGTCTCGCCCATCGCCGAGCACTGGATCACCGACGACAACTATCTCGAGGTGATCGACACCTCCGAGCGGGGCGCCGATCACCCGTCCGACGCCGGTCATCTCTACCTCGCGCAGCGGGTCGCCGAGGCCGTCGCGCCGCTCGTCGACCCGGTCACGGTGGTGGCGCTGGAGGAGGACCCCGAGCCGGTCGCCGGCCGCTGA
- a CDS encoding DASS family sodium-coupled anion symporter translates to MSTEGTATRGLRPDTISILWKFGVMLVVAIAIALIPTPEGVDERGMLMLGIFVATIIGLILQPLPTPSVSLIGLAAAMVTGAMGMSAVRVETVGGGTASLPIEALGGFANTTVLLIVAAFFISDGFLLTGLGRRIALLFIRVLGKTPLGIAYGMAATDLALSPATPSNTARAGGVVYPIIRSIAEVQGSTPDSDESRKKVGAYLTFTAAIVNTITSAMFITAMAGNPQAVAQAADLGVDITWGGWAAAAIVPGILSLIAVPWVMSKIYGPTTKTTPEAPAMAREELARMGGLSFGEIVMIFTFVLLLVLWVFGSSISSAVNGALGTNLQLDATTAAFIGIAVMLVTRVLTWKDMAKNASAWNTFIFFAVLVGMAEHLNRLGVIQWIGDFVSGLVGGMPWVFAFAILTLVYFYAHYLFASNTAQIVAMYGVFLGAAIAAGAPPMFAALVFGFIGNLFGALSHYASGPSGVIYGSGYIKVGEWFRTAFVMSVVVILIWTIAGGAWMFVLGLWDGAAPPFG, encoded by the coding sequence ATGAGCACCGAGGGCACCGCAACACGGGGACTGCGGCCCGACACCATCTCGATCCTGTGGAAGTTCGGGGTGATGCTCGTCGTCGCGATTGCGATCGCACTCATCCCGACGCCGGAGGGCGTGGACGAGCGCGGCATGCTGATGCTCGGCATCTTCGTCGCGACGATCATCGGGCTGATCCTGCAGCCGCTGCCGACGCCGTCGGTCTCGCTCATCGGCCTCGCCGCCGCCATGGTCACGGGCGCGATGGGCATGTCGGCCGTCCGCGTCGAGACCGTCGGCGGCGGCACCGCGAGCCTGCCCATCGAGGCGCTCGGCGGGTTCGCGAACACCACCGTGCTGCTCATCGTGGCGGCGTTCTTCATCTCCGACGGGTTCCTGCTCACCGGGCTCGGGCGCCGCATCGCGCTGCTGTTCATCCGGGTGCTGGGCAAGACGCCGCTCGGCATCGCGTACGGCATGGCCGCCACCGATTTGGCCCTGAGCCCGGCGACCCCCTCCAACACCGCGCGCGCCGGCGGGGTGGTCTACCCGATCATCCGATCGATCGCCGAGGTGCAGGGATCCACGCCCGACAGCGACGAGTCGCGCAAGAAGGTCGGCGCCTACCTCACCTTCACCGCCGCGATCGTGAACACGATCACGAGCGCCATGTTCATCACCGCCATGGCGGGCAACCCGCAGGCGGTCGCGCAGGCGGCCGACCTCGGCGTCGACATCACGTGGGGCGGGTGGGCCGCCGCGGCGATCGTGCCGGGCATCCTCAGCCTCATCGCGGTGCCGTGGGTGATGTCGAAGATCTACGGTCCGACGACCAAGACCACGCCCGAGGCGCCGGCCATGGCCCGCGAGGAGCTCGCGCGCATGGGCGGCCTGAGCTTCGGCGAGATCGTCATGATCTTCACCTTCGTCCTGCTGCTCGTGCTGTGGGTCTTCGGATCGAGCATCTCGTCGGCCGTCAACGGCGCGCTCGGCACCAACCTGCAGCTCGACGCCACCACCGCCGCCTTCATCGGCATCGCCGTGATGCTCGTCACCCGGGTGCTCACCTGGAAGGACATGGCCAAGAACGCCTCGGCGTGGAACACCTTCATCTTCTTCGCCGTGCTCGTCGGCATGGCCGAGCACCTGAACCGGCTGGGCGTCATCCAGTGGATCGGCGACTTCGTCAGCGGCCTCGTCGGCGGCATGCCCTGGGTGTTCGCGTTCGCGATCCTCACGCTCGTGTACTTCTACGCGCACTACCTGTTCGCCTCCAACACCGCCCAGATCGTGGCGATGTACGGCGTCTTCCTCGGCGCGGCCATCGCCGCCGGCGCTCCCCCGATGTTCGCCGCGCTGGTGTTCGGCTTCATCGGCAACCTGTTCGGCGCGCTGTCGCACTATGCCTCCGGCCCGTCGGGCGTGATCTACGGCTCCGGCTACATCAAGGTGGGCGAGTGGTTCCGCACCGCGTTCGTGATGTCGGTGGTCGTCATCCTCATCTGGACGATCGCGGGCGGCGCCTGGATGTTCGTGCTCGGCCTGTGGGACGGCGCGGCCCCGCCGTTCGGCTGA